In one window of Bemisia tabaci chromosome 4, PGI_BMITA_v3 DNA:
- the LOC109043457 gene encoding facilitated trehalose transporter Tret1: protein MSKNDRCCGVSLSVYRQFLSAIFCCIGSLSLGLSLGWSAPAFVKIKNGEAPFELTIYEQSIVVGALNIGLMIGTYPAGYLMDRIGRKTTLLYASSFSLINWILIAFASSELYLYVARLFAGLWAGAISTLVPIYVTECSETKIRGSTTTQHLVFMSAGILLGYIIGPQVGYMDFALICGAFTVFFAIVFSFPPESPYFLTMKGRTEEARAALVWLRATDDVDNELKSIEAFIADGTKGRCSYKDLVKNPLYRRPFFICLVLWFCQKFTGFYTLIAYQTVILPKKLGVLTSDNCTQIVGVIILTSVFIASRLMDATGRKVLLTVSHVGIAVFMGIVGALYALNDTGYIRIEDYSYLLVFSFVAYVFSFSIGIGPIASLYTGEVLPQAAKGTAGSVILSLSSIASAGNTFAFAATANWIGMHWNFFFYSALSVASLVFVHLCLTETRGRTFQDIQSNLSVKKKPEMTAIEK from the coding sequence CGAGGCACCGTTCGAGCTCACCATCTACGAGCAGTCCATCGTCGTGGGCGCCTTGAACATAGGCCTCATGATCGGCACCTACCCCGCCGGCTACTTGATGGACCGCATCGGGCGGAAAACAACCCTCCTCTACGCCAGCAGCTTCTCCCTCATCAACTGGATCCTCATCGCCTTCGCCTCCTCCGAGCTCTACCTGTACGTAGCGCGACTATTCGCCGGCCTTTGGGCAGGCGCCATCTCCACGCTGGTCCCCATCTACGTCACCGAATGCTCCGAGACCAAAATCAGAGGCAGCACGACCACCCAACATCTAGTCTTCATGAGTGCGGGTATACTCCTAGGCTATATCATTGGTCCCCAGGTGGGGTACATGGATTTCGCGTTGATCTGCGGTGCCTTCACCGTTTTCTTCGCTATAGTTTTCTCCTTCCCTCCCGAGAGCCCATACTTCTTGACCATGAAGGGCCGCACCGAGGAGGCCCGGGCGGCTTTGGTCTGGCTCCGAGCCACCGATGACGTCGACAACGAACTTAAATCCATCGAGGCCTTCATCGCTGACGGCACAAAGGGCCGCTGTTCCTACAAAGACCTGGTCAAGAACCCCCTCTACAGACGCCCCTTCTTCATCTGTCTCGTCCTGTGGTTCTGCCAGAAGTTCACAGGCTTCTACACTCTCATCGCTTACCAAACCGTGATCCTCCCGAAGAAACTGGGCGTGCTCACCTCCGACAACTGCACGCAGATCGTGGGCGTCATCATTCTGACGTCGGTGTTCATCGCCTCTCGTCTGATGGACGCGACGGGCCGCAAAGTGCTCTTGACGGTGTCTCACGTTGGCATCGCGGTGTTTATGGGTATTGTGGGGGCCTTGTACGCTCTCAACGACACCGGTTACATTCGGATTGAAGATTACTCTTACCTTCTTGTGTTCTCGTTCGTGGCCTACGTGTTCTCTTTCTCTATAGGGATCGGGCCTATCGCTTCCTTGTACACCGGTGAGGTGCTCCCGCAGGCTGCCAAAGGGACCGCGGGGTCGGTGATCTTGTCACTGTCCTCCATTGCATCGGCTGGTAACACTTTCGCTTTCGCTGCTACTGCCAACTGGATAGGCATGCACtggaatttctttttctacAGCGCTCTCAGTGTTGCTTCCTTGGTGTTCGTGCATCTTTGTTTGACCGAAACTAGAGGGCGGACGTTCCAAGATATACAGAGTAACTTGagcgtgaaaaaaaaaccggagaTGACCGCGATTGAAAAATGA